The following proteins are encoded in a genomic region of Bacillus sp. FJAT-22090:
- the sdaAA gene encoding L-serine ammonia-lyase, iron-sulfur-dependent, subunit alpha has translation MDVLFHNVRELVDLANKEQKLISEIMIEQEILITERSREEIMAQMDRNLTVMEEAVEKGLNGVRSTSGLTGGDAVLLQNYMQRGNTLSGELMLDAVSKAVATNEVNAAMGTICATPTAGSAGVVPGTLFAVKNKLNPTREQMIRYLFTAGAFGFVVANNASISGAAGGCQAEVGSAAGMAAAAIVEMAGGTPEQSAQAFAITLKNMLGLVCDPVAGLVEVPCVKRNAMGASNSLVAADMALAGVTSRIPCDEVIDAMYKIGQTMPTALKETARGGLAATPTGKWLESKIFGGAVVNSGN, from the coding sequence ATGGATGTTTTATTTCATAATGTTCGTGAATTAGTTGATTTAGCTAACAAAGAGCAAAAACTGATTTCAGAAATCATGATCGAACAAGAAATCTTAATAACAGAGCGTTCAAGAGAAGAAATAATGGCTCAAATGGATCGTAATTTGACTGTAATGGAAGAAGCGGTAGAAAAAGGCTTGAATGGAGTTCGATCAACGTCCGGCTTAACGGGTGGAGATGCGGTGCTACTTCAAAATTATATGCAAAGAGGAAACACTTTATCTGGAGAATTAATGCTAGATGCGGTTAGTAAAGCAGTTGCAACAAATGAAGTGAATGCAGCAATGGGTACTATCTGTGCGACTCCGACTGCTGGTTCTGCCGGTGTTGTACCGGGAACATTATTTGCAGTGAAAAACAAGTTAAATCCTACAAGAGAGCAAATGATTCGTTATTTGTTCACAGCGGGTGCTTTTGGTTTTGTAGTTGCCAACAACGCTTCTATTTCTGGAGCGGCAGGTGGCTGCCAAGCTGAGGTTGGATCAGCAGCAGGTATGGCAGCAGCGGCAATTGTAGAAATGGCTGGAGGAACTCCTGAACAAAGCGCACAAGCTTTTGCAATTACCCTTAAAAATATGCTTGGCTTAGTGTGTGACCCTGTAGCGGGTCTTGTAGAAGTTCCATGTGTAAAACGAAATGCAATGGGTGCCTCTAATTCATTAGTGGCAGCAGATATGGCATTAGCAGGTGTAACAAGTCGGATTCCATGCGATGAAGTAATAGATGCCATGTATAAAATTGGCCAAACAATGCCAACTGCATTAAAAGAAACTGCTCGAGGCGGGCTTGCAGCAACTCCTACAGGAAAATGGTTAGAATCCAAAATTTTTGGCGGAGCAGTAGTTAATAGTGGAAACTAA
- the rnc gene encoding ribonuclease III, producing the protein MKKSTHTKKSVFPESVKEHFNLFQQHFDIHFDNPTLLYQAFTHSSYVNEHRRKFFADNERLEFLGDAVLELSVSQYLFQQYMGMSEGELTKLRAAIVCEPSLVLFANELNFGKYVLLGKGEELTGGRERPALLADVFEAFIGALYLDKGLATVISFLEKIVFPKIELGAFSHVMDYKSQLQEIIQQQNNGTLSYEIVEEKGPAHNRTFVSRVLLSTNELGIGKGRSKKEAEQQAARLAIIALRDHEREE; encoded by the coding sequence ATGAAAAAAAGTACGCATACGAAAAAATCAGTTTTCCCTGAAAGTGTTAAAGAACATTTTAATCTCTTTCAACAACATTTTGATATTCATTTCGATAATCCAACATTATTGTATCAAGCCTTTACGCATTCATCTTATGTGAATGAGCATCGACGGAAATTTTTTGCCGATAATGAAAGACTAGAGTTTCTAGGAGACGCTGTTTTAGAATTGTCTGTTTCTCAATATTTATTTCAACAATACATGGGGATGAGCGAAGGAGAACTGACAAAACTTCGCGCAGCAATTGTTTGTGAGCCATCTCTTGTACTATTTGCCAATGAATTGAATTTTGGTAAATATGTATTGTTAGGAAAGGGAGAAGAATTGACAGGTGGACGTGAAAGACCTGCGCTTCTTGCAGACGTTTTTGAAGCATTTATCGGTGCATTATACTTAGATAAGGGACTTGCAACAGTTATTTCATTTTTAGAAAAAATTGTATTCCCTAAAATCGAACTCGGTGCTTTTTCGCATGTGATGGATTATAAAAGTCAATTACAAGAAATTATTCAGCAACAAAATAATGGAACGTTAAGTTACGAAATCGTGGAGGAAAAAGGTCCTGCACATAATCGAACCTTTGTATCTCGTGTTTTGTTAAGTACAAATGAACTTGGCATTGGAAAAGGGCGTTCGAAAAAAGAAGCGGAACAACAAGCTGCAAGGCTAGCAATTATTGCATTAAGGGATCATGAACGGGAGGAATAA
- the sdaAB gene encoding L-serine ammonia-lyase, iron-sulfur-dependent subunit beta, whose amino-acid sequence MKFKSVFDIIGPVMIGPSSSHTAGAARIGRVARDLFGKQPTWARIHLYGSFAETYKGHGTDVAIIGGLLDYDTFDERIKTAFEDAKKVGLTYEFIPETAHTEHPNTARIVIGDGTQEMSMVGISIGGGKTEITELNGFPLRLSGNLAAILVVHEDRSGCIASVANCLAKYDINIGHMEVSRKEKGNMALMVIEVDQNVDANILAELSTLPNITQVTRIAD is encoded by the coding sequence ATGAAGTTCAAATCAGTTTTTGACATAATTGGACCTGTTATGATTGGACCATCTTCTTCCCATACTGCAGGAGCAGCACGTATAGGAAGAGTAGCAAGAGATTTATTTGGAAAGCAACCTACATGGGCAAGAATACATTTATATGGTTCATTTGCAGAGACCTATAAAGGACATGGAACAGACGTAGCGATTATTGGTGGATTGCTAGATTACGATACGTTTGATGAGCGTATAAAAACAGCCTTTGAAGATGCAAAAAAGGTTGGACTGACATATGAGTTTATTCCTGAAACCGCTCACACAGAGCATCCGAATACTGCTCGTATTGTGATTGGAGATGGAACACAAGAAATGTCGATGGTCGGTATTTCCATCGGTGGCGGAAAGACAGAAATAACGGAGTTGAATGGTTTCCCGCTTCGTCTATCAGGTAATTTAGCGGCAATTTTAGTAGTGCATGAAGATCGTTCTGGTTGTATTGCGAGCGTGGCAAATTGTCTTGCTAAATATGATATTAACATCGGTCATATGGAAGTTTCTCGTAAAGAAAAAGGAAATATGGCGTTAATGGTAATTGAAGTGGATCAGAATGTGGATGCCAATATACTTGCGGAATTATCTACATTACCTAATATTACACAAGTTACTAGAATAGCGGACTAA
- the acpP gene encoding acyl carrier protein yields the protein MSTVLERVTKVIVDRLGVDESEVKLEASFRDDLGADSLDVVELVMELEDEFDMEISDEDAENISTVGSAVSYIESKQA from the coding sequence TTGTCAACAGTATTAGAACGCGTAACGAAAGTAATCGTGGATCGTCTAGGTGTAGATGAAAGCGAAGTAAAATTAGAAGCATCTTTCCGTGATGATTTAGGTGCTGACTCTCTTGATGTAGTAGAATTAGTTATGGAACTTGAAGATGAGTTCGATATGGAAATTTCAGATGAAGATGCTGAAAACATTTCAACTGTAGGTAGTGCAGTTAGCTATATTGAAAGTAAACAAGCTTAA
- the fapR gene encoding transcription factor FapR, translating to MKYSKKERQKLLLDTLDKNPFITDEKLASTFNVSVQTIRLDRMELSIPELRERIKTVAAHNFEEEVKSLPIDEVIGEIIDIDLDKQAISLLDITKDHVFARNGIARGHHLFAQANSLAVAVINDELALTRKSNITFVKPVQEGDRVIAKAVVVSSDMEINTTLIEVTSKVENDTVFVGQFSMYRVTKS from the coding sequence ATGAAATACTCAAAAAAAGAAAGACAGAAGTTACTACTTGATACATTAGATAAAAACCCATTTATCACGGATGAAAAATTAGCTTCTACATTCAATGTAAGTGTGCAAACAATAAGACTTGATCGAATGGAATTATCTATTCCGGAATTGCGAGAGCGTATAAAAACTGTAGCAGCACATAATTTTGAAGAAGAAGTGAAATCACTTCCTATCGACGAGGTAATTGGTGAAATAATTGATATTGATTTAGATAAACAAGCGATTTCTTTATTAGATATTACAAAAGACCATGTGTTTGCAAGAAATGGAATAGCGAGAGGGCATCATTTGTTTGCACAAGCCAATTCTTTGGCTGTTGCTGTCATAAATGATGAATTAGCGCTTACTAGAAAATCTAATATCACATTTGTGAAGCCCGTTCAAGAAGGTGACAGAGTGATTGCAAAGGCTGTAGTAGTTTCTAGCGATATGGAAATAAACACAACGCTTATTGAAGTAACGAGTAAAGTGGAGAATGACACTGTTTTTGTAGGTCAATTCAGTATGTATAGAGTGACAAAGTCTTAA
- the fabG gene encoding 3-oxoacyl-[acyl-carrier-protein] reductase codes for MGKLDGKSAIVTGASRGIGKDIALYLAKEGAKVAVNYSGSKEKAEEVVEEIKSFGGEAFAIQANVDQSEDVQNLISATLENFGSIDILINNAGITRDNLLMRMKEQEWDDVLNTNLKGVFLSTKAVTRQMMKQRKGRIINITSIVGVSGNPGQANYVAAKAGVIGLTKTTALELASRNITVNAVAPGFITTDMTEALPEEVKAQMLSQIPLAKFGNTEDIAKAVAFLASDDANYITGQTLHVNGGMYM; via the coding sequence ATGGGTAAATTAGATGGCAAATCAGCAATTGTAACTGGTGCTTCACGTGGAATTGGAAAAGATATTGCTCTTTATCTTGCAAAAGAAGGAGCAAAAGTAGCTGTTAACTATAGTGGCAGTAAAGAAAAAGCGGAAGAAGTAGTAGAAGAAATAAAATCATTTGGTGGGGAAGCATTTGCTATTCAGGCGAATGTAGATCAATCCGAAGATGTACAAAATTTAATTAGTGCTACTTTAGAGAATTTTGGTTCTATCGATATTTTAATAAATAATGCAGGAATTACGAGAGATAATCTTCTAATGCGTATGAAGGAACAAGAATGGGATGATGTTCTTAATACAAACTTAAAGGGTGTCTTTCTTTCCACAAAAGCAGTTACACGCCAGATGATGAAACAAAGAAAAGGGCGTATTATTAATATTACTTCCATTGTTGGTGTTTCTGGAAATCCTGGTCAAGCAAATTATGTTGCAGCTAAGGCGGGTGTGATAGGTTTAACCAAAACTACTGCACTAGAGCTAGCTAGCCGTAATATTACAGTGAACGCTGTCGCACCTGGTTTTATTACAACCGATATGACTGAGGCTCTTCCAGAAGAAGTGAAGGCTCAAATGTTAAGTCAGATTCCGCTTGCTAAGTTTGGAAATACGGAAGATATTGCTAAAGCAGTTGCATTTTTAGCTTCGGATGATGCGAATTATATTACTGGTCAAACGTTACATGTTAATGGCGGCATGTATATGTAA
- the plsX gene encoding phosphate acyltransferase PlsX, translating to MKISIDAMGGDNAPHEIVKGVYDALQAFEDLHIQLYGDEEKLSSLVTAHDRLQVIHTNEIIEGTDEPVRAVRKKKNSSMVKMAESVKNGEVDACVSAGNTGALMAAGLFVVGRIDQVDRPALAPTLPTLDGKGFVMLDLGANSDAKPEHLEQFAVMGSVYAEKVRGIKNPRVGLLNIGTEDKKGNELTKATFDLLKEAPINFVGNVESRDLLTGVADVVVTDGFTGNMVLKTIEGTASGIFTLLKEAFNTSTKTKISALLVKGQLKELKGKLDYSEYGGAGLFGLKAPVIKAHGSSNANAIFHAIRQARTMVEHDVCGIIQSTLRKELPND from the coding sequence ATGAAAATTTCAATTGATGCAATGGGTGGAGACAACGCCCCACATGAAATAGTGAAGGGCGTATATGACGCATTACAAGCTTTCGAAGATCTGCATATTCAGTTATATGGGGACGAGGAAAAACTGTCTTCTTTAGTAACTGCTCATGACCGATTACAAGTGATACATACAAATGAGATTATTGAAGGTACCGATGAACCCGTACGAGCTGTCCGGAAAAAGAAAAATTCGTCGATGGTAAAAATGGCAGAGTCCGTGAAAAACGGAGAAGTGGATGCATGCGTTTCTGCAGGAAATACGGGAGCATTGATGGCAGCGGGTTTATTTGTTGTTGGTCGTATTGACCAAGTGGATCGACCAGCACTTGCTCCTACCTTACCGACATTGGATGGAAAAGGGTTTGTAATGCTTGACCTGGGAGCAAACTCAGATGCAAAACCCGAACACTTAGAACAGTTTGCTGTAATGGGAAGTGTGTATGCAGAAAAAGTTCGAGGTATTAAAAATCCACGAGTTGGACTTTTGAATATAGGGACTGAAGACAAAAAAGGAAATGAATTAACGAAAGCTACATTCGATTTATTAAAAGAAGCGCCAATCAATTTCGTTGGAAACGTGGAATCAAGAGATTTGTTAACTGGTGTTGCGGATGTCGTTGTAACGGATGGGTTTACCGGTAATATGGTATTAAAAACGATTGAAGGAACGGCATCTGGGATTTTTACTTTGTTGAAGGAAGCTTTTAATACTTCTACGAAAACAAAAATTTCTGCACTTCTTGTGAAAGGTCAGTTAAAAGAGTTAAAAGGGAAACTAGACTATTCCGAGTATGGTGGAGCAGGATTATTTGGTTTAAAAGCTCCTGTCATCAAAGCGCATGGTTCTTCTAATGCAAATGCAATTTTTCATGCCATCAGACAAGCAAGAACAATGGTAGAACATGACGTTTGTGGAATTATTCAAAGTACTTTAAGAAAGGAATTACCAAATGACTAA
- the fabD gene encoding ACP S-malonyltransferase yields the protein MTKIAFIFPGQGSQSVGMGQQFIENDHTSKKHYELADEVLGFSLSNIMLEGPAEELTKTFHAQPALLTTSTMIANKLTDAGISPDYTAGHSLGEYSALVASNVLSFEEAVLLVHQRGLYMNEAVPAGEGAMAAILGLDKEALREVTNEVSKSGEIVQVANLNCPGQIVISGTVAGVEVASAKAKEAGAKRAIPLVVSGPFHSELMRPAAQKLDAAISAVTLHDTKTPVISNVTALPVTEASSIKNLLVEQLYSPVRWEESVEKMLELGVNVFIECGPGKVLSGLVKKIDRSVTTYCVYDEASLQQVITELGEVNNG from the coding sequence ATGACTAAAATCGCGTTTATATTCCCAGGACAAGGTTCTCAATCTGTTGGAATGGGACAACAATTTATTGAAAATGACCATACTAGCAAAAAGCATTATGAGTTAGCAGATGAGGTACTAGGCTTTTCTCTATCTAATATTATGTTAGAAGGACCTGCTGAAGAATTAACAAAAACTTTTCATGCGCAGCCCGCTTTACTTACAACTAGTACAATGATTGCTAATAAACTAACGGATGCCGGTATTTCTCCTGATTATACAGCTGGACATAGCTTAGGGGAATATTCTGCACTCGTTGCCTCAAATGTACTTAGTTTTGAGGAAGCTGTTTTATTAGTTCATCAAAGAGGCTTGTACATGAATGAAGCTGTTCCTGCAGGTGAAGGTGCAATGGCGGCTATTTTAGGGTTAGATAAAGAAGCATTAAGGGAAGTAACGAATGAAGTATCTAAAAGTGGTGAAATAGTCCAAGTTGCTAACTTGAACTGCCCAGGTCAAATTGTCATTTCTGGAACGGTTGCAGGCGTAGAAGTAGCTTCAGCAAAAGCGAAAGAAGCTGGGGCGAAAAGAGCGATTCCACTAGTAGTAAGTGGACCATTCCATTCAGAACTAATGCGACCTGCAGCACAAAAATTAGATGCCGCAATTTCAGCTGTTACGTTACATGATACGAAAACACCGGTAATTTCAAATGTCACAGCGCTTCCTGTAACAGAAGCATCAAGTATAAAAAACTTACTAGTTGAGCAATTATATTCTCCAGTTCGTTGGGAAGAATCAGTGGAGAAAATGTTGGAGCTTGGTGTAAATGTATTTATCGAATGTGGGCCTGGTAAAGTACTTAGTGGTTTAGTGAAAAAAATCGATCGCTCTGTAACAACATATTGCGTTTATGACGAAGCATCTTTGCAGCAAGTTATTACAGAATTAGGAGAGGTTAATAATGGGTAA
- the recG gene encoding ATP-dependent DNA helicase RecG, whose amino-acid sequence METKKNELVTSLKGVGSGTANALQELGIITLEDLVMTFPYRHEDFRLKNLAETAHNERVTVEGRVESEPSLLFLGKNKSRLQVRLLAGQHLIKAVFFNQAYLKTKITPGAVITVTGKWDRGRQVINVSTFSAGPKTDQQDFEPVYSLKGTISQKTFRKFMRQALDEVNGYLVDILPASIRETYRLPDISTALEGIHFPQNAEHSKDARRRFVYEELLIFQLKMQAIKKARKEQNIGNSVAFNNDLVKKLIESLPYEITDAQKRVVNEICRDLKEPYRMNRLLQGDVGSGKTIVAAICLYATITAGYQGALMAPTEILAEQHATSLDEWLTPIGVKIALLTGSTKAKARRVVLENLEAGNIDLLIGTHALIQPDVSFKKLGLVITDEQHRFGVEQRRVLKEKGENPDVLFMTATPIPRTLAITAFGEMDVSVIDEMPAGRKKIETHWMKQDQMYKLIVRLKKELAKGRQAYIICPLIEESEKLDVQNAVDVYNMMVTNLGTGYTVGLMHGRLHPDEKEQVMRDFSEGKVQVLVSTTVVEVGVNVPNATFMIILDAERFGLAQLHQLRGRVGRGEHQSYCILLADPKSEEGKERMISMTETNDGFALAEKDLELRGPGDFFGRKQSGLPEFKVADLVHDYRALNTAKVDAEGLLDSDAFWQSEEMEGLRTILLNSKALDGERID is encoded by the coding sequence GTGGAAACTAAAAAGAATGAGTTAGTTACTTCCTTAAAAGGAGTGGGAAGTGGTACAGCTAACGCATTGCAAGAATTAGGGATCATCACATTAGAAGATTTGGTTATGACCTTTCCCTATCGTCATGAAGACTTTCGATTAAAGAACTTAGCGGAAACCGCTCATAATGAACGAGTAACAGTGGAAGGAAGGGTCGAAAGTGAGCCTTCTCTTCTTTTTTTAGGGAAAAACAAATCGAGATTGCAAGTCCGTTTATTAGCAGGACAACATCTGATTAAAGCAGTTTTTTTTAATCAAGCTTATTTAAAAACGAAGATAACACCAGGTGCAGTCATTACAGTGACCGGAAAATGGGACAGGGGAAGACAAGTCATAAATGTTTCTACCTTTTCGGCTGGCCCTAAGACGGACCAACAAGATTTTGAACCTGTCTATTCATTGAAAGGTACGATCAGCCAAAAGACTTTTCGGAAATTTATGAGACAAGCATTGGATGAGGTAAATGGATACCTAGTAGACATCTTGCCTGCATCAATTAGAGAAACCTATCGTTTGCCTGATATTTCGACGGCGTTGGAAGGAATACATTTTCCACAAAATGCAGAGCATTCAAAAGATGCAAGAAGACGTTTTGTTTATGAAGAATTATTAATTTTTCAGTTAAAAATGCAAGCTATAAAGAAAGCTCGTAAGGAACAAAATATCGGTAACAGCGTTGCGTTCAATAATGATTTGGTGAAAAAATTAATTGAATCTTTACCGTATGAAATAACTGATGCACAAAAAAGAGTTGTAAACGAAATTTGTCGAGACTTAAAAGAACCTTATCGTATGAACCGCCTTTTACAGGGAGACGTAGGCTCAGGGAAAACAATTGTTGCGGCTATATGTTTATATGCGACTATTACTGCGGGTTATCAAGGAGCACTTATGGCTCCTACGGAAATATTGGCGGAACAACATGCTACTTCTTTGGATGAATGGCTTACCCCAATTGGAGTCAAAATTGCTTTACTGACTGGTTCTACAAAAGCGAAGGCTCGTCGTGTTGTATTAGAAAATTTAGAAGCCGGTAATATAGATTTGTTAATAGGAACTCATGCATTAATTCAGCCTGACGTCTCATTTAAAAAATTGGGCTTAGTTATTACAGATGAGCAGCATCGATTTGGAGTAGAACAACGAAGGGTTTTGAAGGAAAAAGGGGAAAATCCGGATGTATTATTTATGACGGCAACTCCGATCCCCCGAACTTTAGCCATTACAGCGTTTGGAGAAATGGATGTATCTGTTATAGATGAAATGCCTGCTGGCCGAAAGAAAATTGAGACTCATTGGATGAAGCAAGATCAAATGTACAAACTAATAGTCCGGTTAAAAAAGGAATTAGCTAAAGGAAGACAGGCTTATATTATTTGTCCACTTATTGAAGAGTCAGAAAAACTAGATGTTCAAAATGCTGTGGACGTATACAATATGATGGTTACTAATTTGGGAACAGGCTATACAGTAGGTTTGATGCATGGACGTCTTCATCCTGATGAAAAAGAGCAAGTGATGAGGGATTTCTCAGAAGGGAAAGTTCAAGTTCTTGTCTCAACAACGGTCGTTGAAGTAGGAGTAAATGTACCGAATGCAACCTTTATGATTATTTTAGATGCGGAACGATTTGGACTTGCCCAACTACACCAGCTAAGAGGGCGTGTGGGACGAGGAGAACACCAATCGTATTGTATCCTACTTGCTGATCCAAAATCAGAAGAAGGAAAAGAACGAATGATATCCATGACCGAAACGAATGATGGTTTTGCGCTTGCTGAAAAAGATTTAGAATTACGTGGTCCAGGTGACTTTTTCGGTAGAAAGCAAAGTGGGTTACCAGAATTTAAAGTAGCAGATCTTGTACATGATTATCGTGCACTTAATACTGCAAAAGTAGATGCAGAAGGATTGTTAGATTCAGATGCTTTTTGGCAGTCTGAAGAAATGGAAGGTCTAAGAACAATATTATTAAATTCCAAAGCGCTAGATGGTGAGCGTATTGACTAA